In one Corallococcus sp. EGB genomic region, the following are encoded:
- a CDS encoding sigma-54 dependent transcriptional regulator, protein METLLIVDDDVSLLETLTMHFEEIEQDGQPRYQVVTATSAAAGLKAAQENMPSVVILDMMLPDRTGLEIIEEMKGLCGDARIILVTAYHDMETTIRAMKAGAFDYIHKPFPDPAALDLVVERALEYRQLSRRADEVHRENAVVRLGDIVGTSPSMQQLVKEIGKVTGSTATVLINGESGTGKELIARVIHNYSYDEPRPFIGINCSAIVDTLLESELFGHEKGAFTGAVSGKPGKFELAEDGTVFLDEIGDMSLMLQAKLLRVLQEREFERVGGVKRVKLRARVIAATHRNLADEVAQGRFREDLYQRLKVITLVIPPLRERREDISLLVKHLLERINEKVHKRVTRVPHEVMERLTLLPWRGNVRELENVLTRAVVLAPGDVLRGDDLPPLEANPSGPLDAPRVPGAANSMFAAPAVDDVSLIPTLEEAERQLIARAMAVTKGHKGRTCQILGISRPTLERKLQKFGLTQGHGPQVHPYPVKDAS, encoded by the coding sequence ATGGAGACCCTCCTCATCGTCGACGATGACGTGTCGCTGCTCGAAACCCTCACGATGCACTTCGAGGAGATCGAGCAGGACGGGCAGCCGCGCTACCAGGTCGTCACGGCCACCAGCGCCGCCGCGGGCCTCAAGGCCGCCCAGGAGAACATGCCCAGCGTCGTCATCCTGGACATGATGCTCCCGGACCGCACCGGCCTGGAGATCATCGAGGAGATGAAGGGGCTGTGCGGCGACGCGCGCATCATCCTCGTCACCGCCTACCACGACATGGAGACGACCATCCGGGCCATGAAGGCCGGTGCGTTCGACTACATCCACAAGCCCTTCCCGGATCCCGCCGCCCTGGACCTGGTCGTGGAGCGCGCGCTGGAGTACCGCCAGCTGTCGCGCCGCGCGGACGAGGTCCACCGCGAGAACGCCGTCGTCCGCCTGGGCGACATCGTGGGCACCAGCCCCTCCATGCAGCAGCTGGTGAAGGAGATTGGCAAGGTGACGGGCAGCACCGCGACGGTGCTGATCAACGGCGAGAGCGGCACCGGCAAGGAGCTCATCGCCCGCGTCATCCACAACTACTCCTACGACGAGCCCCGGCCCTTCATCGGCATCAACTGCTCCGCCATCGTGGACACGCTCCTGGAGAGCGAGCTGTTCGGCCACGAGAAGGGCGCCTTCACCGGCGCCGTGTCCGGCAAGCCCGGCAAGTTCGAGCTGGCCGAGGACGGCACCGTGTTCCTGGATGAGATTGGCGACATGTCGCTGATGCTCCAGGCGAAGCTCCTGCGCGTGCTGCAGGAGCGCGAGTTCGAGCGCGTGGGCGGCGTCAAGCGCGTGAAGCTGCGAGCGCGCGTCATCGCCGCCACCCACCGCAACCTCGCGGACGAGGTGGCGCAAGGGCGCTTCCGCGAGGACCTCTACCAGCGCCTCAAGGTCATCACCCTCGTCATCCCGCCTCTGCGGGAACGGCGCGAGGACATCTCCCTGCTGGTGAAGCACCTCCTGGAGCGCATCAACGAGAAGGTGCACAAGCGCGTCACCCGCGTGCCCCACGAGGTGATGGAGCGCCTCACCCTGCTGCCCTGGCGCGGCAACGTGCGCGAGTTGGAGAACGTCCTCACCCGCGCCGTCGTGCTCGCCCCCGGCGACGTGCTGCGCGGCGACGACCTGCCCCCGCTGGAGGCGAACCCCTCAGGGCCCCTGGACGCCCCGCGCGTCCCGGGCGCCGCGAACTCCATGTTCGCCGCCCCAGCGGTAGACGATGTGAGCCTCATCCCCACCCTGGAAGAGGCCGAACGGCAGCTCATTGCCCGGGCCATGGCCGTCACCAAGGGCCACAAGGGGCGCACGTGTCAGATCCTGGGCATCAGCCGTCCGACCCTTGAACGAAAGCTTCAAAAGTTCGGTCTCACACAGGGGCATGGTCCACAGGTTCACCCTTATCCGGTGAAGGATGCTTCCTGA